The following proteins are co-located in the Acinetobacter shaoyimingii genome:
- a CDS encoding AAA family ATPase translates to MSTDVQQFTGTAQYIATDSLKLAVKAARALQKPLLVKGEPGTGKTLLAEQVAQSLGLKLITWHIKSTTKAQQGLYEYDAVSRLRDSQLGDERVYDISNYIKPGKLWEAFTSEERCVLLIDEIDKADIEFPNDLLHELDKMSFFVYETSETITATQRPIVIITSNNEKELPDAFLRRCFFHYIEFPDEATMREIIAVHFPNISNSLVSEALQVFFKLRQVPGLKKPPSTSELIDWLSLLMADDLPEDILRNHDKSKAIPPLYGALIKNEQDVQLLERLAFMSRR, encoded by the coding sequence ATGTCAACTGATGTTCAACAATTTACAGGTACAGCGCAGTACATTGCTACGGATAGTTTAAAACTTGCTGTAAAAGCAGCACGTGCATTACAAAAGCCACTTTTAGTCAAAGGTGAGCCAGGTACAGGAAAAACCTTACTGGCTGAGCAAGTTGCACAAAGTTTAGGTCTTAAACTCATTACATGGCACATCAAATCGACGACTAAAGCGCAACAAGGTTTGTATGAATATGATGCTGTATCTCGTTTACGTGATAGCCAGTTGGGTGATGAGCGTGTATATGACATCAGTAATTACATCAAGCCGGGTAAATTGTGGGAAGCATTTACCAGTGAAGAGCGTTGTGTATTGTTGATTGATGAAATTGATAAAGCTGATATTGAGTTCCCGAACGACTTGTTGCATGAATTAGATAAGATGTCATTCTTTGTCTATGAAACAAGTGAAACCATTACGGCGACTCAACGTCCAATCGTCATTATTACCTCAAATAATGAAAAAGAACTTCCAGATGCGTTCTTACGCCGTTGTTTCTTCCATTATATCGAGTTCCCAGATGAAGCCACCATGCGTGAAATTATCGCGGTGCATTTCCCGAATATTTCCAATTCATTGGTGAGTGAAGCATTGCAAGTCTTCTTCAAACTTCGTCAAGTTCCGGGCTTAAAGAAACCACCTTCAACTTCAGAACTAATAGATTGGTTAAGTTTGCTCATGGCAGATGATTTGCCTGAAGATATTTTGCGTAATCACGATAAATCGAAAGCGATTCCGCCTTTGTACGGGGCTTTAATTAAAAATGAACAAGATGTGCAGTTGCTTGAACGTCTAGCATTCATGTCACGTCGTTGA
- a CDS encoding vWA domain-containing protein yields the protein MFVRLFYTLRKYGIPVTTRELIDLNQAISQGLVFADQDDFYQLVKTVMIKDERYFDKYDRAMKDYFQGIHTFDLDDLLSKVSQLPKDWFDLELLEKHLTPEQREALQKAGSLEELMKMLEERLREQHKKHQGGNRMVGTGGTSPFGAYGDHPEGVRIGGPGRKRSAVKVWEQRKYQNLDDDQILGTRQMQLALRRLRKFARQGAAEELDINQTIRETAKQGILDVQMVPERRNRIKVLMLFDVGGSMDAYIAQCEKLFSAAKTEFKTLEYFYFHNCLYDYVWKDNHRRTSTKMNTQDLFNTYGKDYRVIVVGDASMAPYELRSVGGSVEYMNEEAGEVWLRRLRQHYEKTAWLNPESEGYWNYTQTIGLIKQLFEDHMYPMSLKGIEDMTKYLSR from the coding sequence ATGTTTGTGCGATTATTTTATACCTTAAGAAAATACGGGATACCCGTTACTACACGTGAACTGATTGATCTAAATCAAGCAATTAGTCAAGGTCTGGTTTTTGCCGATCAAGATGATTTTTATCAGCTTGTTAAAACGGTCATGATCAAAGACGAACGTTACTTTGATAAATATGATCGTGCTATGAAAGATTATTTTCAAGGCATACATACTTTTGATTTGGATGATCTGCTCAGTAAAGTCAGTCAATTGCCTAAAGATTGGTTTGATTTAGAGTTACTTGAAAAACATTTGACACCAGAGCAGCGTGAAGCGCTGCAAAAGGCAGGCTCACTTGAAGAGCTGATGAAAATGCTTGAAGAGCGCTTACGTGAGCAACATAAAAAACATCAGGGTGGCAACCGTATGGTGGGCACAGGTGGAACTTCACCTTTTGGTGCTTATGGGGATCATCCTGAAGGGGTTCGTATTGGTGGTCCTGGGCGAAAACGCTCTGCTGTTAAAGTTTGGGAACAACGTAAGTATCAAAATTTAGACGACGATCAGATTTTGGGAACACGTCAAATGCAATTGGCACTACGTCGATTGCGTAAATTTGCTCGTCAAGGCGCAGCCGAAGAGTTAGACATCAATCAAACGATTCGAGAAACGGCAAAACAAGGCATTTTGGATGTACAAATGGTGCCTGAACGTCGTAATCGTATTAAAGTACTGATGCTTTTTGATGTCGGTGGTTCGATGGATGCCTATATTGCACAGTGTGAAAAATTATTTAGTGCGGCTAAAACTGAGTTCAAAACCTTAGAGTATTTCTATTTTCATAACTGTCTGTACGACTATGTCTGGAAAGACAACCATCGCCGTACTTCCACAAAAATGAACACGCAAGATTTATTCAATACCTATGGTAAAGACTATCGAGTGATTGTGGTTGGAGATGCCAGTATGGCACCATATGAGCTTCGTTCTGTAGGTGGGTCTGTCGAATATATGAATGAAGAGGCAGGTGAAGTTTGGTTGCGACGTTTGCGACAGCATTATGAAAAAACCGCTTGGCTTAATCCAGAATCAGAAGGTTATTGGAACTATACTCAGACCATAGGGCTCATTAAGCAACTATTTGAAGATCATATGTACCCGATGAGTCTTAAGGGTATTGAAGATATGACTAAATATCTAAGTCGTTGA